The Fundidesulfovibrio putealis DSM 16056 genome includes a window with the following:
- a CDS encoding host-nuclease inhibitor Gam family protein — MARRKPDETQAITSLDAADAALVELAKLDREMRMIEICLNEDIEAARKRADELAAPLREKRRLLESALTTYATASKEALFKKGKSIKLTHGVFGFRASDELKPLPKGTWKEVLGKLNGMAAKLAKLELPGCIRIKEEPDKEALRKLPEDLRAEAGVRIVGKDTFYYELKDENVAVKAA; from the coding sequence GTGGCTAGGCGTAAACCTGATGAAACGCAGGCCATCACCAGCCTGGACGCGGCTGATGCCGCCCTGGTGGAGCTGGCCAAGCTCGATCGCGAAATGAGGATGATCGAGATCTGCCTGAACGAGGACATTGAAGCCGCGCGAAAGCGCGCCGACGAATTGGCCGCTCCCTTGCGCGAGAAGCGCAGGCTGTTGGAATCAGCGCTGACCACCTACGCGACCGCCAGTAAGGAGGCCCTGTTCAAGAAGGGCAAATCCATCAAGCTGACGCATGGCGTCTTCGGCTTCAGGGCCTCTGACGAACTCAAACCTTTGCCCAAGGGCACCTGGAAGGAGGTGCTCGGCAAGCTGAATGGCATGGCGGCCAAGCTGGCAAAGTTGGAACTGCCCGGCTGCATCCGCATCAAGGAGGAGCCGGACAAGGAAGCGCTGCGGAAGCTGCCCGAAGATCTGCGCGCCGAGGCAGGCGTGCGCATCGTGGGCAAGGACACGTTCTACTACGAACTGAAAGACGAAAACGTCGCCGTGAAAGCGGCCTGA
- a CDS encoding regulatory protein GemA yields MEMITSGQITKIHALKNAIGLDDAAYRDMLDERFGVFSSKQLTAKQAAFIIGDWEKKATDAGSWKPHPGRKRYQEFKGRSPHLASPRQLRMVRAMWDQVARAPKDQRDAAFDKLLRRVVKRDSINFLRKTDVAAVVEALEAMGAKKEAA; encoded by the coding sequence ATGGAGATGATCACCTCGGGACAGATCACGAAGATCCACGCGCTGAAGAACGCCATCGGCCTGGACGACGCGGCCTATCGGGACATGCTTGATGAACGCTTCGGCGTGTTTTCCAGCAAGCAGCTCACCGCCAAGCAGGCCGCTTTCATCATCGGCGACTGGGAGAAGAAAGCCACCGACGCCGGATCATGGAAGCCCCACCCTGGCCGCAAGCGCTACCAGGAGTTCAAGGGACGCTCGCCGCACCTGGCCTCGCCCAGGCAGCTGCGCATGGTGCGGGCCATGTGGGACCAGGTGGCCCGCGCGCCCAAAGATCAGCGCGACGCGGCGTTCGACAAACTTCTGCGCCGTGTCGTGAAGCGCGACTCCATCAATTTCCTGCGCAAGACCGACGTAGCCGCCGTGGTCGAGGCCCTGGAGGCCATGGGCGCGAAGAAAGAGGCTGCGTGA
- a CDS encoding Mor transcription activator family protein: MAIHPDVLALVTVDDLEGDLKLVAEQCGLNVALSLFEGMAGCVVNVRKTAFKRALDRYVREHYDGRNANLLAMRCGLTERAIYQIVEKAPIKNDQHLLV; this comes from the coding sequence ATGGCCATCCATCCCGACGTGCTGGCCCTGGTTACGGTTGATGACCTGGAGGGCGACCTGAAGCTGGTGGCGGAGCAGTGCGGCCTGAACGTCGCCCTGAGCCTCTTTGAGGGCATGGCGGGATGCGTGGTGAACGTGCGCAAAACGGCGTTCAAACGAGCGCTCGATCGGTACGTGCGCGAACACTACGATGGCCGCAACGCCAACCTGCTGGCCATGCGTTGCGGCCTTACCGAACGGGCGATCTACCAGATTGTGGAGAAGGCCCCCATCAAGAACGACCAGCATCTGCTGGTGTGA
- a CDS encoding DNA cytosine methyltransferase, protein MVAFADLFCGGGLGARGAVAAGCRPLLAVDAWTPAATTYAANFPEAKVFNGKVEEIDPLEALEGQKVDLLLSSPECTNHSPAKGARERSEASRCTALQTIRWAKALKPRWIVLENVPQIASWPRWSEMVEELKNTGYQIEQYILDSEKFGVPQSRRRLFMVGDLEKTPPVCIKGNTTSSTVESILDPPGRWKTTLLYRAGRAERTLKHAERAMAEKGQDASFLVVYYGSDGSGGWQSLDMPLRTVTTLDRFALVVPSPDGHRMRMLQPSELARAMGLPPEHKLVAPTRRDRVKLCGNGICAPVMKAVIEQAVLASR, encoded by the coding sequence ATGGTTGCGTTTGCAGATTTGTTTTGTGGGGGCGGACTGGGGGCGAGAGGCGCTGTTGCCGCCGGTTGCCGCCCCCTTTTGGCCGTGGACGCATGGACTCCCGCCGCGACGACCTATGCCGCCAATTTCCCTGAAGCCAAGGTGTTCAACGGCAAGGTCGAGGAGATCGACCCCCTTGAAGCCCTTGAGGGCCAAAAAGTCGATTTGCTTCTTTCCTCCCCGGAATGCACCAACCATTCCCCGGCAAAGGGCGCGAGGGAACGCAGCGAAGCCAGTCGCTGCACGGCTTTGCAAACCATCCGATGGGCCAAGGCGCTCAAGCCCAGGTGGATCGTCCTTGAGAACGTCCCTCAGATAGCCTCCTGGCCGCGCTGGTCCGAGATGGTCGAAGAATTGAAAAACACCGGCTATCAGATCGAGCAATACATCCTGGATTCAGAGAAGTTCGGCGTGCCCCAATCCCGCCGCCGCCTCTTCATGGTCGGCGATCTGGAAAAGACCCCTCCCGTTTGCATCAAGGGCAACACTACGTCTTCAACTGTCGAATCAATCCTAGACCCTCCTGGAAGGTGGAAGACGACGCTTCTTTACCGTGCCGGACGTGCCGAACGCACCCTGAAGCATGCCGAGCGGGCTATGGCTGAGAAAGGCCAGGATGCTTCGTTTTTGGTTGTTTATTACGGGTCGGACGGCTCAGGCGGCTGGCAATCACTGGACATGCCTCTCAGGACAGTGACGACGCTCGACAGATTCGCATTGGTAGTCCCCTCCCCGGACGGGCACCGCATGAGAATGCTCCAACCTTCCGAACTGGCTCGCGCGATGGGACTTCCACCGGAACACAAGTTGGTCGCTCCCACACGCAGGGACAGAGTCAAACTCTGCGGCAACGGAATCTGCGCCCCGGTCATGAAGGCCGTCATCGAGCAGGCCGTACTGGCTTCTCGCTAA
- a CDS encoding very short patch repair endonuclease, with the protein MKKGKGDCFTPEKRSEVMSRIRGRDTGPELALRRALWSSGLRYRTHPALPGKPDIAFISRKVAIFVDGCFWHGCPLHGVMPGTNQEFWSRKIGRNIERDRETNARLEKEGWVVLRFWEHEVEKALQDCVTRVRDVLSEKPVRPAR; encoded by the coding sequence ATGAAAAAAGGCAAAGGCGACTGTTTCACTCCTGAGAAACGGAGTGAGGTGATGTCACGAATTCGAGGCCGCGATACCGGCCCCGAATTGGCTTTGCGCCGGGCATTGTGGTCTTCCGGCCTGCGATACCGTACTCACCCCGCCTTGCCGGGAAAACCAGACATAGCGTTCATCTCCCGGAAGGTTGCCATATTCGTGGACGGCTGCTTTTGGCACGGCTGTCCGTTGCACGGAGTCATGCCCGGCACCAATCAAGAATTCTGGAGTCGCAAGATCGGCAGAAACATCGAGCGGGACAGGGAGACAAACGCAAGGCTGGAGAAGGAAGGCTGGGTTGTTCTCAGATTTTGGGAGCACGAGGTGGAAAAGGCTCTTCAGGATTGCGTTACGCGGGTCAGGGACGTCCTTAGCGAGAAGCCAGTACGGCCTGCTCGATGA
- a CDS encoding sensor histidine kinase produces MQDTTKNTGEAQMRPRARLVKLIGDELISDEPVALVELVKNAYDADASVVNVVFEGADPDSLDRIIVEDDGFGMCLDDILNKWLEPGTISKRGKEMTPKGRILQGAKGIGRFASARLAERLILESKMLDHPGVVIIIDWGVFDDDKYLEEVIVEWEEADPTSLPHGTRITLEGLRKNWNAKDFTLLHSRLGSLISPFNDVVDFDIHIAIPGNFTGHVTPPEIIMSPRYRLEGCLTDDGMFTGQIEIEGKDVHFCHDLRIRDKNTSVLCGPFMVEIRAWDRDTESLKPLADRFGQSVTKLRSTLNEYCGVGIYRDGFRVHPYGQKGEDWLNLDLRSRQNPSKNLANNQIVASIRIGRDRNPNVIDRSTREGLVINDEFKDLQQWFEHILNVLEGHRYKAKPRSNDVRADAAFFDGLDLKDEVQAAQKSLGPDHPVAKLMVQADKRVRDRAERIQEHLNRLLTLSGLGQMVDLVMHEIGAPLGKINRRIEIFENKLLPFVSGMPGSCHGSESKWFRDQVPSNIRDIKEWCEQINLLRDRLDTQTPAKRGKATAFDVREEIANTLDLFSMLIDRQKIVVKCDIPTEPFMVKMSRASLGQVMSNLVDNALYWLTKHHGKGSGGLLQIDLDPLPSGFKIIVADNGPGISEEDKERIFDSYYTTKPAGMGLGLYVARLAMDSYGKLLCSDNCDQPGACFEAIFERSIGR; encoded by the coding sequence ATGCAGGACACCACCAAGAATACCGGCGAAGCACAGATGCGCCCAAGGGCTCGTCTCGTCAAACTGATCGGGGATGAACTGATCAGCGACGAACCGGTCGCCCTCGTCGAGCTCGTAAAGAACGCCTATGATGCTGACGCGAGCGTCGTCAATGTCGTCTTTGAGGGAGCAGACCCGGACAGCCTGGACAGGATCATCGTTGAGGATGACGGTTTCGGGATGTGTCTAGATGATATCCTTAACAAATGGCTGGAGCCAGGGACCATCTCCAAGCGGGGCAAGGAAATGACGCCCAAGGGGCGCATCCTGCAAGGTGCCAAGGGGATTGGTCGATTTGCATCTGCAAGACTCGCGGAACGCCTCATCCTCGAAAGTAAAATGCTTGATCATCCAGGCGTCGTAATCATCATCGATTGGGGTGTTTTCGACGATGATAAATATCTTGAGGAAGTCATTGTTGAATGGGAGGAGGCCGACCCGACTAGCTTACCGCACGGGACACGAATCACCTTGGAAGGGCTTCGGAAAAATTGGAATGCAAAAGATTTCACGCTACTGCACTCACGCCTTGGCAGCCTTATTTCGCCATTCAATGACGTAGTCGACTTTGACATTCACATTGCCATTCCAGGGAATTTCACGGGACATGTTACACCACCTGAAATAATCATGAGCCCGCGCTATAGACTGGAAGGATGCTTAACTGATGATGGCATGTTCACCGGTCAAATAGAGATAGAAGGAAAGGACGTTCATTTTTGCCATGATCTGCGGATACGAGACAAAAATACTAGCGTACTTTGCGGGCCGTTCATGGTTGAAATCAGAGCATGGGACAGAGACACAGAGAGCCTAAAGCCACTTGCGGATAGATTTGGTCAAAGTGTAACCAAGCTACGATCTACTTTGAACGAATACTGCGGTGTAGGTATTTATCGTGATGGATTTCGTGTTCACCCATATGGACAAAAAGGTGAAGATTGGCTTAACTTGGATTTAAGAAGTAGACAAAACCCATCAAAGAACCTTGCGAATAACCAGATAGTCGCCTCAATCCGAATAGGACGGGATCGGAATCCCAATGTAATTGACCGAAGCACACGGGAAGGCTTGGTCATCAATGACGAATTCAAGGATCTCCAGCAATGGTTCGAGCACATATTGAACGTGCTTGAAGGTCATCGATACAAAGCAAAGCCTCGATCCAATGATGTCCGAGCTGATGCTGCATTTTTCGATGGACTCGATCTCAAGGATGAAGTCCAGGCCGCACAGAAAAGCCTTGGTCCAGACCATCCGGTAGCAAAGTTGATGGTCCAGGCCGACAAAAGGGTTCGGGATAGAGCAGAGAGAATTCAAGAACACCTGAACAGACTTTTAACTCTTTCCGGACTTGGTCAGATGGTGGACCTTGTGATGCATGAAATCGGTGCTCCACTCGGCAAGATAAACCGCCGAATTGAAATATTCGAAAACAAACTATTGCCATTTGTATCAGGAATGCCTGGTTCATGTCATGGTTCTGAATCAAAGTGGTTTCGCGATCAGGTGCCTTCGAACATCCGCGACATAAAAGAGTGGTGTGAACAAATCAATCTTCTGAGAGACAGACTTGACACACAAACGCCGGCAAAGCGTGGAAAGGCAACTGCATTTGACGTACGAGAAGAGATTGCTAATACACTTGACCTGTTTTCTATGCTCATTGATCGCCAAAAAATTGTTGTCAAGTGCGACATCCCAACAGAACCATTTATGGTAAAAATGTCCAGAGCCAGTTTAGGGCAGGTCATGTCTAACCTTGTAGACAACGCATTATACTGGCTGACCAAACACCACGGCAAAGGATCAGGTGGCCTACTACAAATTGACTTAGACCCACTTCCATCTGGATTTAAAATCATTGTTGCCGACAATGGTCCTGGGATTTCAGAAGAAGACAAAGAAAGAATCTTTGATTCATACTACACAACGAAACCGGCTGGGATGGGACTTGGACTTTATGTTGCGAGGCTAGCTATGGATAGTTATGGAAAATTGCTTTGCTCAGACAACTGCGACCAGCCGGGAGCATGCTTCGAAGCTATATTCGAAAGGAGTATTGGGCGATGA
- a CDS encoding DNA-binding transcriptional response regulator, which yields MNVSVSRLKCIMIDDDHDYCKLFEENLPTADGIELEWDVCNAFDIALKKIESNHYCIIVSDIYNGDPSRRDTRGASVLTEIRTKSFTPVILTSTSPKPPNITESSFVRFVKKVGTQNDLKQAIQSIVDTGIPQLKERLRMEIDRDASGFLWQFLDQEWDKIKESDIVQPEKLYGFIRRRTAQSLGRLKQGPGAAEQSTVDATDYYIYPSISGDVLRMGQIIRETTTSKYYIVLTPHCLLENQTSVGVRADYILLAPLRKAKDVCKEQGAHVNEIQQWVAHPCGKGKPSGRYFFLPRFLEMEDMYADILAITSIAGRWPLTDFERLACLDAPYAEALQSQFLKLYSSVGLPVLAHTQYAELAALRDEIFSANDLGVQAVEKKTMINQITISRIPTDVSRKEVEFCIKDAGMALNKPTISWSDLKGRCKKQQ from the coding sequence ATGAACGTCTCAGTATCGCGCCTCAAGTGCATAATGATTGATGATGACCATGACTACTGTAAACTGTTTGAAGAAAATCTACCAACTGCTGACGGGATAGAATTAGAGTGGGATGTGTGCAATGCATTTGACATCGCATTGAAAAAAATAGAGTCAAATCATTACTGTATAATTGTGTCAGACATTTACAATGGTGACCCCAGCCGCCGAGACACTCGAGGGGCTTCGGTCTTGACAGAGATCCGAACTAAAAGTTTCACTCCAGTCATCCTTACAAGCACCAGTCCAAAACCTCCTAACATTACAGAATCGAGCTTCGTTAGATTTGTTAAAAAGGTTGGCACACAGAATGATTTAAAACAGGCTATTCAGTCTATAGTTGATACTGGGATACCGCAACTGAAAGAGCGACTCCGAATGGAGATTGACCGTGATGCAAGCGGATTCCTATGGCAATTTCTTGATCAGGAATGGGACAAAATTAAAGAATCTGACATTGTACAACCTGAAAAATTATATGGATTCATACGGAGAAGAACTGCCCAATCCCTTGGACGACTAAAGCAAGGACCCGGTGCAGCTGAGCAATCAACTGTCGATGCGACAGATTACTACATATATCCATCTATCTCAGGTGATGTCCTTAGGATGGGACAAATCATTCGTGAAACCACAACGTCCAAATACTATATTGTTTTAACACCTCACTGCCTTCTTGAGAACCAAACTAGTGTCGGTGTTCGCGCTGACTACATCCTGCTTGCCCCCCTTCGGAAAGCAAAAGATGTATGCAAAGAGCAAGGGGCACACGTCAACGAAATTCAACAATGGGTCGCTCACCCTTGTGGTAAAGGCAAGCCTTCAGGAAGATATTTCTTCCTCCCACGTTTTCTTGAAATGGAAGACATGTATGCAGACATTCTTGCGATTACAAGCATTGCAGGGAGATGGCCACTTACTGATTTTGAAAGACTTGCATGCCTGGATGCGCCATATGCTGAAGCATTGCAGTCGCAATTCTTAAAACTGTATTCAAGTGTCGGCCTCCCTGTTCTTGCCCATACTCAATATGCGGAACTTGCGGCTTTGCGAGATGAAATTTTTTCTGCAAACGACCTAGGCGTACAGGCTGTTGAAAAAAAGACCATGATCAATCAAATAACCATATCAAGAATCCCGACTGATGTATCTCGGAAAGAAGTTGAATTTTGCATAAAAGACGCCGGGATGGCCCTAAATAAACCTACAATTTCCTGGAGTGACTTGAAAGGCAGGTGCAAGAAGCAACAATAG
- a CDS encoding phage virion morphogenesis protein: protein MIEIRVTNTEGLDKLRQLAAKGRILEPFMRKAAGIMADAVEENFEEEGRPRWPSLSAATIKDRERRGNWPGKMLQRSGQLASSISRHYDDTSASVGTNKIYAAIQNLGGKAGRGKKVEVPAREFMKLGEDDERRLERVVKAIFDDLR from the coding sequence ATGATCGAGATCCGCGTCACGAACACCGAGGGCCTGGACAAACTCAGGCAACTGGCGGCCAAGGGCCGAATCCTGGAGCCGTTCATGAGGAAGGCCGCAGGCATCATGGCCGACGCCGTGGAGGAGAACTTCGAGGAGGAAGGCCGCCCACGCTGGCCGTCCCTGTCAGCTGCCACCATCAAGGACCGGGAGCGGAGGGGCAACTGGCCGGGGAAGATGCTTCAGCGCTCCGGCCAACTGGCCAGCTCCATCAGCCGCCACTATGACGACACATCCGCCTCGGTCGGCACCAACAAGATCTACGCGGCCATCCAGAACCTTGGCGGCAAAGCCGGGAGGGGCAAGAAGGTGGAGGTACCGGCGCGCGAGTTCATGAAGCTCGGCGAGGATGACGAGAGGCGGCTTGAGCGGGTGGTCAAGGCGATATTCGATGACTTGCGGTAG
- a CDS encoding phage minor head protein translates to MPPKDVDLSFALGLPPERAIAYFKAKGYAITFDWREMLAEAHAKAFTVAKAMKLDVLQAIREETQRALDQGLTLSQFRKSLEPRLKSLGWWGKQEMADPLTGEVKKVQLGSPRRLKTIYQTNLQTAYMAGRYREQKANADNQPYWQYVAVMDARTRPAHRVLNGRVFHHGDPLWGSMYPPNGWNCRCRVRAMDGEHVASKGLTVEDSNGRMELVEVPVGRDLRPTTAAVYTTPEGAKVRTDPGWAYNPGQQWPLFDKAGHLPDCTGASFAEKDGKTGCIRIVAGQPDWKSQGRQDLRTVAASQRQDAPQLLPRAATQAEARDMMARALGLDAKPLVTVQTPVGKLFMRHELLAHMVEKTEHGRERYANFILPTFENPFEVYLTEYEDGFRERYLGLFKGKNDLMVVARVNQDGSLFWNMMQADDKSMNKQRVGKLLHGK, encoded by the coding sequence ATGCCGCCGAAGGACGTTGACCTCTCCTTCGCCCTGGGCCTGCCGCCAGAACGGGCCATCGCCTACTTCAAGGCCAAGGGCTACGCCATCACCTTCGACTGGCGCGAGATGCTGGCCGAAGCCCACGCCAAAGCCTTCACTGTGGCTAAGGCCATGAAGCTGGACGTGCTCCAGGCCATCCGCGAGGAAACCCAACGCGCCTTGGACCAGGGCCTGACCCTCTCCCAGTTCCGAAAATCCCTCGAACCGCGCCTGAAGTCCCTGGGCTGGTGGGGCAAGCAGGAGATGGCCGACCCCCTCACCGGCGAGGTGAAGAAGGTCCAGCTCGGCAGCCCGCGCCGCCTCAAGACCATCTACCAGACCAACCTGCAAACGGCCTACATGGCCGGGCGCTACCGCGAACAGAAGGCCAACGCCGACAACCAGCCATACTGGCAGTACGTGGCCGTGATGGACGCCCGCACCCGCCCGGCGCACCGGGTGCTCAACGGGCGCGTCTTCCATCATGGCGATCCGCTCTGGGGTTCCATGTACCCGCCCAACGGATGGAACTGCCGCTGCCGGGTGCGGGCCATGGACGGCGAGCACGTGGCGTCCAAGGGCCTCACTGTTGAGGATTCGAACGGGCGCATGGAGCTAGTGGAAGTGCCGGTGGGGCGCGATCTCCGCCCGACCACGGCGGCGGTCTATACCACGCCCGAGGGCGCAAAAGTGCGCACAGACCCCGGCTGGGCCTACAACCCCGGCCAGCAATGGCCGCTGTTCGACAAGGCCGGGCATCTGCCGGACTGCACGGGTGCATCCTTCGCTGAAAAGGACGGCAAGACCGGCTGCATCAGGATCGTGGCGGGCCAGCCCGACTGGAAGAGCCAGGGCCGCCAGGATCTGAGAACCGTCGCGGCCAGTCAACGCCAGGACGCGCCGCAGCTTCTGCCGCGCGCTGCAACCCAGGCTGAGGCCCGCGACATGATGGCCAGGGCTCTGGGACTGGACGCGAAACCGCTGGTCACGGTCCAGACGCCGGTGGGCAAGCTGTTCATGCGCCACGAGCTGCTCGCGCACATGGTGGAAAAGACCGAGCACGGACGCGAACGCTACGCGAACTTCATCCTGCCCACGTTCGAAAATCCGTTCGAGGTCTACCTGACCGAATACGAGGACGGTTTCCGTGAGCGCTATCTGGGGCTGTTCAAGGGCAAGAACGATCTGATGGTGGTGGCCAGGGTCAACCAAGACGGGAGCCTGTTCTGGAACATGATGCAGGCGGACGACAAGAGCATGAACAAGCAGCGCGTCGGGAAACTGCTGCACGGAAAATGA